A window of Canis lupus baileyi chromosome 3, mCanLup2.hap1, whole genome shotgun sequence genomic DNA:
CGAGGGGTGTGACTTTCCTTCTCACCTGCAGGGCCTCTCGTTCATCACCTTTGTCTGCTATGTGGCATCCTCGGCATCCGCCTTCCTGGCAGCGCCTCTGCTGGAGTTCCTCCTGGCCCTCTACTTCCTCTTCGCTGATGCCATGCAGCTGAATGACAAGTGGCAGGGCTTGTGCTGGCCCATGATGGTGAGGCTGCGTCCCCGGCCGGAGGGGTGGCTGCGCTGGGGCCGTCGCCCTTCAGCGCGGGGGGACTGTGCAGCTGCAGGCGGCGGCTCTCAgcctccctgtgcccccccccgCAGGCTGCCTCACCTCGCAGCCCCCGTTCCCCGCGCCGGGAACCCCAGCCGGCGTCCTGGCCCTGGCCACCAGGTGGCGCCGGTGCTCCCAGCCGCGGGCATTCTAGCCCTTTCCACCAGAGCAGGACAGGCTAACCGAGGGCTCGCAGGGCTTAGCCAGACTTCAGCCATCTGGCAACTTGCTTGGTCACCTGGGAGCCCTCAAAACCCCACCTCAAACTGCCTGAGGAGGGACAAAAACGCTGCAATTGAACCCTGGTCTCGTGACTTCGTACCAGTACGCGTCCTGATGAGCTGCACTCTGTGTCCCCGTGTCTGGGGACAGGTGAGCAGACACCAGGACACGTAAATGGACCTGCCGCAAGTCTGTGGCACAGCGAGGCCCTTCGGAGAGCCAGCCGGGGGCAGGTGACCGGGTTTTCAATGTCTTTCTCATCAAAAAGGGAGCCCTGCATGTGGGCGAAGCCACAGAGCAAGCTGCAGCCTGGCCCACGTCCTGTTGTCCACCAGACAGGGCACGGCCACTTGGACCGGGCACAGGGCAGCCTCCGGGGGCACCCGGACAGGGGCAGGAACGGGTGGAGAAGGGTCAGGGAGTGCGATGGGACCAGGACAGGCCGGGAGCCCGGGGGATGCCAGAGCTGCGGGTCCGGGGAGTGCCCAGCCTGCCAGGCTCATCGTCCCCTGGGAACGGCGGTTCCAGCCCCGTTCCTGCCACCTGCTGCCCTTCCGAGGCCCTGGCCCTTTCTGGGCTCCGCTGTGCCCCAgtccagggagcccagggcagtgACCACACCCCGCCTCCCCAGGACTTCCTGCGCTGTGTCACTGCGGCTCTCATCTACTTCGCCATCTCCATCACGGCTGTCGCCAAGTACTCAGACGCGGCTTCCAAAGCAGCTGGGGTGAGTAGCCCCCTGAGCCCTGGAAGGGGTTGCCCGGCGATGCCCCCTCAAGGTCACCCCACCCCTGGTGGAGCCCCAGATGCCCTTTGGACACTCAGTGTCTGGGGCAGAGTCTGTCCCTGCATAGGCCCTTGGGCTTGCACGCAGGTCTCCACAACTGCAGAGTCCCTGAGCGGAGTGTCAGTGGGCCCCGGGTTTGGGGGGCTGCTTGCCCACCAAGGCCACAGTGCAGTTTCCTACTTGCCGGTCCTGGGAGGCGGCTGTGCTCGTCCGTACCGCCTGTTCAGCGGGTCAAGTGGGGCGGCGGCTTCCCTGCCTGTCCCGGGCCCTCGGCCCAGAGACTCCCAGCTCCCCGTGATGGGTGCCATGCGCCCTGTCCCGTCCCACAGGTGTTCGGCTTCTTTGCCACCATCGTGTTTGCCGTTGATTTCTACCTGATCTTTAACGACGTGGCCAAATTCCTCAAAGAAGGGGACTCCACAGAAGAGAACACGGCCGACAAGGCAGAAGGTGGGTGGCCACCCCGCTTTTCCCCGGGGACCCAGCTTGCCGACCCAGGGCTATTGCTGGGGACCCTTCCCTCCGCCCCCAGGGATACTTGGCCAGTGTGAAGCTGGAGGAGTGCGTCCTCCCCCAGGAGGGCAGGAAGCGTTctcccagcctgcttctcccgtcCCTTCACGGGGCACGGATCATGCAGCCAGCTGGCTTCCCAGGGCCTCTGCCTCTCCAGGAAAAGCAAGCTGAGGGCAGGCCTAGCACCTCCTCCTCGGTGGGACCTTCCCGGATGAGCCCCCAAGGCAGCCAGTCACTGAGCTGCAAAGTGGCCACCTGCCCTGATCACATCCCCTGAACCCCCACGACACCTGCCCAGCGTCCCAGGCCCATGGCTCAGGGGCCAGAGAACCAAGCTCCCACCCTTCTCCACGGCGCCAGCAAGCTCAGATTTATGAGCCAGCAGAAACCATCCTTCTGCTAAAAATATGAGGCTCCTCTCTCCCCGTCCTGGACTTGGACCAACCCTAGGTTTAACGTCCCTAGACATTTTCCCCAGGCCTTTGTGAGCTGCTACCAGTTGCCTGCCATGCGTTCTTCAAGATAACCAGTCAGCAAGTAGGGAGTGGCAGTGCAGACATGTGTTTGAATATTGTGGGCTTTAATATTTGgagatagaaattttttttttttggtggtaaaaTGATTCCTAGCTCATGTGTTAGAATGAATACAGCAAAACCACAAAATCCCACCAGTCTAGCCCTCGGCACAGGGCTAGGGGGTCAGGGTGTTTGGAGGCTCTCGGAGCTCACCTGTGACCCCAACAGTATGAGGATTGACTGGGGCTCCAAGAGTCAGGGGTTGGCCAGGGAAGGGGGGGTCCCTCCCTGAAAATAGCAGTTGGCACTGCAGCTGGAGCGAGGGTTAGCGACTTGAATGCTGTTCCTCCTGCAGAAGGCTCTACAGAGTACTCTGGGGGGCTGGGCTTCTAGGAGCCCTTGAATCACACCTTAGGTAGGCCCTGAACATCATAAAATGTGTCTGATCACCATATAAAATTAGGATTCGGGCCAAGGGGATTGAAACTCTAAGGTGGCTGAAGAGAGGATTCCTGATTTTCTAGCATATTTTACTTTCTTGTCCCAGAATAATGGCTGTGCCCACTGTGCCCTGCTGAATTGTGGCAGGGTTTGGGGTGCGGATTTGCCACGCTGACACCCCCAGGGGAGAACAGCCCAGGGAGACCTGAGAGAGGCTAGAGCAAGGGCATGTGGGCACCCTCCGCGTGGCCGTACCCTGGAGGTGACGGCGGCTGCCCAAGCGGGGTCCCGGCCCGGGGCTCCAGCCGGAAACCCAGCCGGTCTCCCCGGGCACCCGGGCCTAGAAACTCCCGCCAAGCATCCCCTTTGTCTTCCTTCCAGAAGAGAATTCCGACTCTGACTCCGACTGAGGGGCGTCGGAGGGAGGCGGGGCCTTCAGCAGTGGGAGCTGCTGGCCGCCCGGTGACAGGCACACGACGCGCCACCAAACGCGGCACCCGGGGCGTCGTGCACGTCGGGCCATGTGTCCTCGTGTCTGCCACGGACCTGAAGCCTTGTAAGCGCTCTGCCAAAAATAAGCACAAGGGGACAGAGCGGATGGAGCCTGCACCTCCGTCGCAGGGagcaccgggggggggggggggtggcgcacTAGAAGCCACCCCAGGCCAACCTGCTGGGCCCCAAGGATTCTCGTTTGCATTTGGTGTCCCACTCGTGCCAGGCACTTTGTCGAGAACCATCCTTCCGAGGGTTCCTTCAGGGAGCACCAGTTCCCGCTTTACTTTGCAACAGGGAGAAAACCGACCTTTGCTCCCACGGCACCCCTAACAGGCGCCTGTCACGCTCCGGAGCCACATCTCGGGGACGGGGCAGCTGTAGGTTGGCTCACCGGGGCGCAGACCCGCGTGCCTAACCGTGAACTCGCTGACAGCCTTCTGGGTGGCCCGGCAGGCCCGGCCGCACCCTCTTTCCCCGGGGCCCCCCGGCAGGCAAGGGGCCCGATGTGCCTTCTGTGTGCCCCCAAGGACgtgtgctgtgtgtgtatgttcaaCGGGATTTTGTAACtttatgtaattttgttttttttttacacaaaagtAGTTTTTTACATGACACTTTCTGTGACCCAAAAGGCCTCACCTGGCCCCGTGTCTTGGGCATCTGTGACCTTTGTTCGTCTCTTGCATGTAAAAGCCACAGTGGATTAAACCAGACTATGTGCTTGCAGTGTACGTGTCTGAGAACCCTCAGCCCCAGGCAGCGCGCTCCAGGCCTGCTGCGCAGAGCGGCCCTGTCCGCCGGgcgtccccaccgctccggttcagCGGCCGCGCgcttgtgccacccaggcaccccgagcgTCTGCCGCACGGGAGCACCCGCTCCTCACACAACCCCGTGTCACGGCCCAGGAAACTAACAGAAGGTTCGGGGACTTGCCCGGTCCCCGGAGCCCctctgaggggcccgggagcctCTCACTGGGGTGTCAGGATCACAGTCCACGGCCCCCCTGAGGCAGCCGGAACCCGGGGCGCTCGTGGTCGGGCGCTGGTCGCACGGGGGCCTCGGGCTTGAAGCCCGGGAGGACGCCGGGGCTCCGTGCAAACGGCCCAGGCGCTCTGCCCCAACTCTCGTGCACATTCGAAAACCTGCGGGACAGCGGAGCGTGCAGAGGCGCGGGGTACACGGCGGGGTTCTGGTCCACGCAGCCTGACAGCCCGACCCCGGCCGCCCTCACGGACGCGGGCTGCGTTCAGCCTTCCAGGCGGCGGAAGGAAGTGGGGGCCAAGAAGGAGACGATGCCACTTTTATGTGTCCATTTATTAAACAATTCCTTCATGACAATTTAGTACAATATTTATTAGCGATTAGTGTTGAGAAAATTATTTCCCTCtacatacaaaaatacagatttgaacaCTATGAAAACAATCAGCACAAGTACCATGAAAAATAGGTccttcaaaagaaacaaaggggCAAAACCGAGGGCAATGTGAGGCTTTGTCTGCTGTCAGGGACAAACCACCGGGGGCAAAGGCTCTGGGGCCCCAGACCTGCTCCACGTGGACAGAGTCCAACCCACGAGCCAGGGTTCGAGAAGCCGGGAGACACCCCCCCTCGCCCCAGCAGCATAAACCAATGCGTGCCAAGTGGCATCCTTCCGAATGCCCCACAGCTGTGTCCAAACTAGTAAAGGAAATAGACTTTTCAGAAGCAAAATGTCATAGTTGTTAAATTAACGTCGCCCCCCAGAAGTGCCACTGGGCCAAGTACCAGTGAAGAATCACTGCAGTTACCAGCCATCTGACTTGACTTCCTTCGTTAAAATAATTACGTAGTCTGACCCTTCCAAAGGACAAAAGAGGAGCTGTAATATCATGTTTCAGTAAAtccattccttcactttgcaACGGCTCAGCTAGTTTACTCGAGATTTTTCTTGACCAGACAGAACTCGCGTCCTACAGGGGTGGGAAAGCCAAAGGAGCAGCTAGCGGGTTAGCTGGGTCTCGACTTCATGGGGCTCCGCACAGCAGGGCACCTATTTTGTCCAGGCAGAAAGCCAGAAAGGGGCATCGAGCCCATGTGAGATCTGAGGAGGCCAGCGGGCGGAGGGGTACGCAGGGCCGGGGGTGGCCTGAGCCGTCCGCAGACGCCAGGCCCAGGACCGCCCTCGCCAGGCCAGGACACCGGGGTTGCGACACGGGGGCTCTGCACCATCTCCACCCCAGAGAGGGGGGAGGTCAGGGCACCGCGGAcgtccattcttttttatgaaaccactttcctctttctgtttgAGGTGAGCGGTGGCTCCAAGTGACCAAGTGGTTTAAAAATGCCAAATGCAGTTATACGGATTCATAATTATTTCACAGAAATATACTCTTACTCTCAGACTGTTGAAATAAGCAGAAACA
This region includes:
- the CMTM3 gene encoding CKLF-like MARVEL transmembrane domain-containing protein 3 translates to MWPPDQEPAPAPAAPPRARRPPAGAPGPGLRALLPARAFLCSRKGRLLLAESGLSFITFVCYVASSASAFLAAPLLEFLLALYFLFADAMQLNDKWQGLCWPMMDFLRCVTAALIYFAISITAVAKYSDAASKAAGVFGFFATIVFAVDFYLIFNDVAKFLKEGDSTEENTADKAEEENSDSDSD